DNA sequence from the Coffea arabica cultivar ET-39 chromosome 11c, Coffea Arabica ET-39 HiFi, whole genome shotgun sequence genome:
TCCACCGCCCATTTTACCATCCGACCTGAGGACTCGGGTTTGGACAGGATCTGCTTCAGGGGCTAGTCCGTTATGACTACCACGGGATGAGCTTGGAAATAGGTCCTCAGCTTCCGAGCTGCGTGGACTAGCGCCAAGACATATCGCTCTATCGCCGAGTACCTGGATTCGGCCCCCTGCAGGGCGCGACTGACATAATACACTGGTTTCTGTAACTTGTCCTCCTCTCGCACCAGCACTGCGCTTACAGCCCCCTCTCCCGCAGCTAAGTAAATGAATAGGGTCTCCCCCACCTCGGGGGAAGTCAGAGCTGGCAATCGAACGAGGTGTTCCTTGAGCTCGTCAAACGCCTTCTGGCACTCCGGGTTCCACTCGAACTGCCGACCTCCTTTCAGGGTCTTGAAGAAAGGCGCCCCCCGAACTGCCGATTTAGACAAGAACCTGTTCAAGGTAGCCATCCTCCCTGTCAGACGTTGTACCTCCTTAATATTCCGGGGTGGAGCCATATCCATGATGGCCTTAATCTTGTCTGGGTTAACTCTCACCCCCTCTTTGGAAATCATGTACCCCAGAAATTTTCCCGACCTGACACCAAAAGTGCACTTCTTTGGGTTTAGCCGCATTCGTGAGTGTCAAAAGATCTCGAAAATCTCCCTCAGGTCGGAGATGAACTGCTCCTGAGTTCGACTTTTCACCAACATATCGTCCACATAAACCTCCAGGTTTCGGCCGATCTGATTCCTGAACAACTTGTTTACCAGCCTTTGATAGGTTGCAcctacattttttaaaccaaacgGCATGGTGACGTAACAATATGTGCCATCCTCGGTGATAAACGAGGTCTTCTCCTGGTCCTCCTCGTCCAAGGCTATCTGATGGTACCCCTTGAAAGCATCCAAGAAACAGAAAATCTCATAACCTGCTGTTGAGTCCACGAGCTGATCAATCCGGGGAAGTGGGTAACAATCTTTAAGGCAAGCCTTATTCAAATCTGTGAAATCCACACACATCCTCCAGGCTTTCTCCTCCTTTTTGACCAGCACCGGATTAGCCAACCAGGTCGGGTAGTAGACCTCCTTAACGATCTTGGCCTCCAGCAGCTTACCCACCTCGCTTTTGATGACCTCCTTTCGTTCAGGAGCAAAGTTCCTTTTCTTCTGTTTCACAGGTCGGACGCTGGGATCCACCTGTAGCCTATGAACCGCCAGCTCGGTGGGGATTCCTGGCATGTCATCAGCACTCCAAGCGAAGATCTCagcatatttctccaagagagCTTCCAAAGAACTCTTGACCAGCTCGGCTAGGCCCATGCCGACCTTCATGGTGCGCTCAGGTCGGCCGGGCTGGACGGGCAGCTCGGTTAATCCCTCGTCCGTTTCCAATCTTTCTCCCTTCTCCATGGGCTCCCAGGGCTCTAAGCAAGCTGTTTGAGCTGCTAACTTCTCTTTGCCCTTGAGGGTAGCAATGTAACATGCCCTGGCCACTTCTGGATCCCCGAGCACCTCAGCCACCCCCTCGGGAGTAGGAAACTTCATGCTGAGGTGCAACGTAGAGCAAACAGCTCGGAGGGCATTCAGTGTGGGCCGTCCCAAAATCATATTGTATGACGACGGCTCCTTAACCACCGCGAAGTTTACCGGAACAGTTCGGCACTTCGGGGATACTCCGACCGTAACCATGAGGGTGATCATTCCCTCTGGCCTCACGGGAGGGCCTGCAAACCCGATTAATGGAGTCCGAACCGGGACCAGCTGCCTATCCTCCAGCTGCAGCTCTTTAAAAGTCTTGTAATACAGCACGTCTATAGCACTCCCGTTGTCTATGTATACCTTCTTCACCTTGTAATTGCAGGTGATGACCTCAATCACAATAGCTTCATGATTGTTGGAGGCCAGGGGGATTGCGTCATCTGGTCCGTAGATAATTTCCTCATACATCTTCAGACGCTTGGCCGAGCTCTCCCCCGCGGGGGGAGGTCGATTGTGCCGCCGAGCTGTATGACTATCCCCGCCAGCCGGTCCTCCTGCGATGGTATTAATCACCCCGGCCAGATTCTGCGTTTCCTGTTCAGGAGCTCGACCATGAGGCCCCTGAGGTCGATCCCGGAGGTAGCTTGGTCGTTCTGGCCTGGACCTCCCTTGTTGCTGGTCAGCCCGGTCCTCTCGTATGAACTGCCCGAGGTGACCTCGTTTGATTAGTTTCTCGATGTCCTTCTTGAGGTGACGGCAGTCCTCCGTGTCATGCCCCACATCTCGATGATAGGCGCAGAACAACCCTTGGTCCCGTCTGCTTTTGTCCCCTCCCAAAGGTCGAGGAGGTCGGGAGAGCCCCTCCTGTTCCATGACCGCCAGCACCCGAGCTCGAGGTGCGGTGAGGCTAGTCCAGGGCTTATCTCCTCCACTTGGACGGCTCTTGGGGAGGCGATCGTAAGTGCTCTTCCTTCCCTGGTTGGGACGAGCCTTCACCTGATCGGCTCCCCTCCTACGTTTGTCATCCCTCAGCCTTTCTTGTGCGCTCTTAAGGCGATTAGCCTCCTCCGCATTGGCCTTCTCATGAGCTCGGTCCAGCATTTCCCGTACCGActtgggaggtctctccacgagCTCGGTGTAGAGCTTCTGCTTGCGCAGCCCGTTAATTAAGGCTGCCATAACCACCTTGTCATCGCGATCCCTGACCTGAAGGGACTCGTTGTTGAAACGCACCATGTATTCGCGTAAGGATTCCTCAGGCCTTTGCTGAATGGTCATTAGGTGCGCCGTGCTCTTGGAGAAGGCTCGTGATGAGACAAACTGGGCTGCAAACAGCCGAGCAAGCTGAGCAAAGGACCTAATGGACTTGGGGGGAAGCCCCTGGAACCACTGACGTGCCTTCCCCTCCAGAAACATGGGAAAAGTCTTGCACCTGACTGCATCTGCGGCAGTTTGCAGACGCATTTGGGTCAGGAATGCAAACAAATGATCCTCCGGATCCGTGGTCGCATCGTAAGGCTTCATGTTAGGTATCTTGAACTTCGCGGGCAATGGATAGTTCTCTATATCAGGCACGAAAGGAGACGCGATGTACCTGTCCGCCTCGGCATCCAAGAGCAGGTCCAGCTCGTCCTACACCTGGAGCTGCTCTTTCCGAGGTGAGGGTTCATCCCTAGAATACCTCCGGACAGGCTCCGGGTGCTCAGTTCGGGAGTGCTTGTGAGTGGGCTCCCCCACGTCGATGTGCTCACTTGAGGGCTCCCGGCGTACGCGTTTGAGCTGGGGGTTGGGGCTCCTAGTCCTGGACTCGGTTGGGCCCTCCGAGTCCTTCGGCTCCTGGTCCAGGTGCCCTCCTGTCTGCCCCCTGAGGTAATTCACAATGGCCTCGAAAGTGGGCAGGTTTCCTGCTATCGCCTGAACCAGTTGCTCCGGCGGGATCCGCGAGAGTCCCGTCCCCTCACCTCCAGGGGTCGGACTCCGGGCAGACTGTTGGGGGCCGCTTCCTCCGTTCCCCTTGGAGCCATCGGCATTCCTCTGAGACCTCGTCCTTGGCATGATTCGCAAGAGAAGTtacgtgttcccacagacggcaccaattgatgcgactgccaaaaaccagatccgagctgagctgtATCGAGCCGAGCTGATCAGGCGCAGGCGACCTGGGAGTGGAAGCCGAGCTACTGCACCTACAAAGGAAGGTCAGGCGCGGGACTGGTGTCCCCGGAATAACTCCGACGGCCAAGTTAGTCAAGCTTGTCCACAGAGTGATAGTAGAGAATACTTGTGTATGCGTACCTTGTATAGTCCTTACGCTGACTATATATAGAGCAGAATGGGTTGCAGTTTCCTTATTGGAGTCAGtgtccccttagggttcggagtttTCTTAGGGTTTCGTGCGGCGGCTCCTACAAGttcggaggcggcggcccataGGCCCATTTTCAAGGAGTAACGGGCAAGGCCGAGCCGGCATCCGCATGCCGAGCTGGTGCCCGCGAGCTGCGAGGTCTCCACCGTCGACCTGGCGCGTACAACCTGCCGAGCTGACACGTGTCACATGCagatttgccccactacaccgCCTAAATATCTAATaaatcatattttatttttttaactcttTTTTCCCTAATCAAATTTCccaatattgattttttttttcaaagtacCATTTAGTTAGTTTGTTTAACTTTGTAAAACTGTCCTCCATTATTGCTCTACCTATCTATTATATAATGCTAATAGATAGATGATTAAGAGTAATTCAAATATTACGGTGGTTGCAAAAATATTAATAGCTAGGTGTCCACTTCAAACCCGTTTTCTTTTCTACATTTCTACTTCTATTAGCAAAAAATATTTGCTCCCAATCCCCCTCCCACAATTTCCCTCCTCTctgcctcctttttttttttttttattccacTCGTCTCTTATCGTATTATCTTCATCTCTTTCCCACCTTTCTCCTCTCCAATTTCTCACAACTATCcatattaacaaaaaaaaattcgaaaAAATTATAAATGGAATTATCAAGGAGATTAGTTGACACAGTTGTAAATGGTAAAAACATGGTGATGACAACGCATTGACAAAAAATTTAAAGATGGAATCATTGAGGAGATCAGTTGACATAGTTGTACGTTATGAAAACACGGTGATGACTTTGACAATGAGTATTTGTATGCGAGTAGATACAAGTCTAACAATAATATTACGCGTAAGactaaattaatttatttatagAATATCAACTTTATTTGCATGTGTATAATAGGACAAGTATTGACCAAATTATTTGAAAACTTTTTCTAAATATCCATTGTTGATTTGGTCAACTTTGGAGACATACTAACAGGATAAACCGGTTACTTTGCAAATTTTGAGCGACCAAATCAATTGAAATAAGCAATATGAGATTCCAAATTAGTTTTTGTTAAAACTTTTAGGACCAAATTTGCGGCACACGCGAATAATAGGGGACTAAAGTGGCAATTACCATGATTTATCCCCTTGCAATAAACTGACTTAGAATTTTCCACCCTATAAATAGTACAGCCGAGGGAGAGCGTGTATGTTGACTCGGCGATTCCTCTATAAGTGGTTCTTTCTTTAGGATCGAAACGATTTTTCATCCGCGAAATCctcggaaaaaagaaaaagaagaaatcaaTTCAGGTCTTGGATTTGGTCGAAAAACATTAACGCAGTAGATTGAGATTATTTCTCCTGCGTCATAATTCCTCGGTGTTTGATTCCTAATCTCCATTGGAAATCAAACAACCATAATCAGTTACGAAGCTCGATTTTCTAGGGTTTCCGACCATCCGCCGGCGATCGAGTACAACGATTTCGATTACAGAGCTCGAGAAACGGCGTCGGATAGCACCAATCAAGCAAATTTGCGGAAGAGCTTCACTAATTCGAAATTCTAGGGTTTCGTTCGCTGtattccatttttcttacaagTCTTGTTTTGTACAGAGAAAAGTAttaaaagagagaagaaagttTGTGATTGTTTCTGATTGAGTTGTATGTATCTTGGTGGATTGTATGGTTTAGGGTATCTTGGTGGATTGTATGGTTGGTCCGATTGTAgccttggaaaaaaaaattaatgaacaaTTCTGATATTGTTAAGGAGTTTTTGatgtttcctttattttttcctttaattttttgaGTTGAATAATTGTACTGAATCACTAACTTCTTATCATACTTGATCGAGTACAAAAAAGGGGTGCTTGTTTTGTCTTATTGTTGAAacacaaataaaggaaaaaaattgttGAAAAGCAAAAGATCATTGAAATTAAGTTTTGGAGAAGGAAAAGAGACTAATAACCTAATAGGTTGCTGCTGGTGGTGATATGAGTATGAATAGGATGGGTAACAGGTCGCAAAATCCTAATCGAGTTTATGGAGTAACAGAGCCAATTTCGATGGCTGGACCTTCTGAATCTGACATGATTAGAAATCGGGAATTAGAGAAGGTTAGGCTCGTTTACCTTTTCTATTTAGTTTCGTTGATATGGAGTAGCACAAACAAAGATGTTCGTTCTTGATATGTTAACAAAGGTTTAGTTAATGGTCTATCCTGTCATTCTACATTTTGTTGGAGGAAGTTTGTGCTTGTGGATAAAAGCTGATTTTATGAATTATTAAAATTGGTCATGTCTTGAATTTATGTGTAAATGTTGCTTCACTGGAGTCTTATTGTGGAAAACAGAGAATATTATGAACGTTTGGCTCTCAAAGGGATGTAGAGAGTAGGTTTTAAGATTATGCAGGAAGAGAAATCTATGTGCAGTGTGCCTACCTCACTGTGTCATTATCATGCCTGTCCCCCGTTTTTAAGTTTCATTTtggtttttatttcttttttcttgcacATGCACATACATGCAGTGTATCTAGGTTAACGACACATAGAAATGTTGTTATGTGTACAATTGGCCAGAGAGTGAAAAGGTTAACTATACATAGACATATGGTTGATATGTATAAAACTGGCCAGGCCTGAAGGGAGGCTGGTTTACTCTCcctccctccccccccccccccccctctctctctctctcgcatATTGGGATGGTGAAAAAGCATTTTTACTGCTCTTGGCTTATTGGTTTATCTTTTAAACTCATGCAAAAGGATAGTTTTTAGCGGCTAAGCTTAATTTCCTAAatatttttggttttaaaatCTGATGATGTTTTGGTTAACAGTTTCTAGCAGATGCAGGACTTTTTGAAAGTCCTGAGGAAGCTATCAGAAGGGAGGAAGCTCTAGCTAGATTGGACCAGGTATCATATTGTTAATTTCGAGTTTATATTAGTCATTGTTCCACAATTTGGCTGTATGCACCTAATCGTAAGATATGGAACAGATTGTTAAGGATTGGGTAAAGCATGTTAGTCGCTCCAAAGGCTTAAATGAGCAAGTTGTTGAAGAAATGACTGCATTGATTTTCACATCCGGTTCTTATAGGCTTGGGGTATGATTCTTATGAAATCTTATCTCTTCACAGTGTACTGTGTCTTTACATAAAGTTTTCCTGTTTGCTATTGATATGTAAtttctgttctttttcttttccatatgCCTAGTGCCATTGAGATATTTAACTAGATTGCTATTGCTTGTATTAGgtcttgattttgttaaattatctTTGGACACACTATAACTATATAGATTTGGCGGTCTTACCTGGGCCTCAACTATTTTATGGTGGTGACtattcttttatccctttttgcaAAAATTTTATGGATTGTGAGCATCAGGGATtccttttttgaaaattttagttgTCCAGTACAAAGATGGGTTTACGGGTGGGTGGGGCTGGTCTTTGGATAGTTCTTTTGTGCAGAAGACAAAGTTAAGCCATTTGTTGTCAGACTGGGATTTTATACAAGAACTCAAGTTCttaagtgaaattttttttttttctaagttgAACTTATTTGCAAGTgatacagattttttttttcccttaaacaTTAAACATGTTAACATTCTGTGCCTACTTGTTGCATCTTGTAGTTGCAACTCAAGTGATCACCTGTAAGCTAAGGGGTGCTACTTGTGCGTGGCCTTGCCCATACGAGAACTGAATATACTTTTTGATGCTCGAATTATGACTTGTGGCCTTTAGTTTTGAGTGTTTTTATTGCTGGAGGAGGTTATAATTTCATTCAAATATTTTCTGGAGTACATATAATCGTATATACTTCCAATTTTCAAGGGAAACAATCTGAAATCTTCTTCAGCAACACTCAAAAGTTAAGAACATTTTCCAGGACTATAGATGGTTATTTATTAGATTGTTGTGGAGCTGTAGAGAAATAAGAGATATTTGTTCAGTTGTTCGTTTGTTCTATAAACTGCCAAAGATTTACTGCTGCTAATTGGGTTTTAATCGCTTTATGTTTTTCGTGAATAGGTACACAGCCCCGGAGCTGATATAGACACCTTATGCGTGGGCCCTATGCATGTTACTCGCAATGTAAGTTTAGaacctctct
Encoded proteins:
- the LOC113716202 gene encoding uncharacterized protein, yielding MKPYDATTDPEDHLFAFLTQMRLQTAADAVRCKTFPMFLEGKARQWFQGLPPKSIRSFAQLARLFAAQFVSSRAFSKSTAHLMTIQQRPEESLREYMVRFNNESLQVRDRDDKVVMAALINGLRKQKLYTELVERPPKSVREMLDRAHEKANAEEANRLKSAQERLRDDKRRRGADQVKARPNQGRKSTYDRLPKSRPSGGDKPWTSLTAPRARVLAVMEQEGLSRPPRPLGGDKSRRDQGLFCAYHRDVGHDTEDCRHLKKDIEKLIKRGHLGQFIREDRADQQQGRSRPERPSYLRDRPQGPHGRAPEQETQNLAGVINTIAGGPAGGDSHTARRHNRPPPAGESSAKRLKMYEEIIYGPDDAIPLASNNHEAIVIEVITCNYKVKKVYIDNGSAIDVLYYKTFKELQLEDRQLVPVRTPLIGFAGPPVRPEGMITLMVTVGVSPKCRTVPVNFAVVKEPSSYNMILGRPTLNALRAVCSTLHLSMKFPTPEGVAEVLGDPEVARACYIATLKGKEKLAAQTACLEPWEPMEKGERLETDEGLTELPVQPGRPERTMKVGMGLAELVKSSLEALLEKYAEIFAWSADDMPGIPTELAVHRLQVDPSVRPVKQKKRNFAPERKEVIKSEVGKLLEAKIVKEVYYPTWLANPVLVKKEEKAWRMCVDFTDLNKACLKDCYPLPRIDQLVDSTAGYEIFCFLDAFKGYHQIALDEEDQEKTSFITEDGTYCYVTMPFGLKNVGATYQRLVNKLFRNQIGRNLEVYVDDMLVKSRTQEQFISDLREIFEIF